AACAGCATGGCCTTGGCCTGGTCCTCGGCGGTGCCCAGCCGTCCCGCCAGGTTCTTGAACTCCCGGCCCACGGCGCCCTCGTCCTGGCCCACGGGCGAGCCCGAGCGATTGGGGGTCAGGCAGTTGACGCGGATGTTGTACTGCGAGAGCTGCACCGCCATGCCGCGGGACAGGTTGACCACGCCGCCCTTGGCGGCCATGTAGGCGATGGCGTCGGTGCGGCCGGAAAGGCCCGAGGTGGAGGCCACGTTGACGATAACGCCTCCCCTCCCCTGCTTCACCATCTGCTCGGCCACGTAGCGGCCCACCAGGAACGGTCCCTTGAGGGTCACGTCGATGACCAGGTCCCACTCCTCCTCGGAGATGCTGAAGATGGTCTCATGGTCCGTGATGGCGGCGTTGTTGACCAGGATGTCGATGCCGCCGAAGGCGTCCACCGTGGCATTCACCATGGCCTTCACGTCTTCGGTGTCGGCGACGTTGCACTTGGCGTAAATGGCCTCATGGCCGGCGGCCTTCAGGTCGGCGACAACCTTCTCGCCGCGGCCCGGGTCCATGTCCACGATGCAGATCTTGGCGCCTTCCGAGGCAAACAGCTTGGCGGCGGCCTCGCCGATGTTGCGGCCCGATCCGGTGATAATCGCAACGCGATCCTTGAGCTTCATGGTTCACTCCTCCTTGCCCCACTACGATCAGATCGTTCAGGGTCGGTTTGGTTGGTTTGGTTGGTACAGGGGCTCTACGACTTGTCGAGCATCCCCAGGAATATTTTCTCTGAAGTCACGGGCAGGTCCTTGATGCGCACGTCGACCGCGTCGTCCACCGCGTTGGCGATGGAGGGGGCCACCGGGATGAGCGAGGTCTCGCCGATGCCCTTGGCGCCGAACGGCCCGTTCTTGTGCGGCACCTCCACCGCGATGGGCGTGATCTCGTCGGGCATGTCGCCCAAGGCCGGCAGCACGTAGTCCACGAGGTTGGGGTTCACCAGGATGCCGTTGTCCCAAATCATCTGCTCGAACAGCGCCTGCCCCATGCCGGTGATGGCGCCGCCCACGAGCTGCTGCTGGCACCCCAGGGGCGTGATGACCTTGCCCACGTCCACCGCCGTGGCATGCTTCAGCACCCGCAGCCGGCCGGTGTCCCTGTCGATCTCCACCTCGCTGCCGCCGGCGCCCACGAACCAGAACGAGGAAGTGGTCTTGTCCCCGGTGTCGGGGTCGACGGTGCTGGTCTTGACCTCGCCCCGGCCCACCAACGTGCCCCCCTGCATGCCGAAGTGGTTGAACAGCACCTCGCGGATGGTCAGGGCGTTCTCGCGGAACAGGACCTTGCCGCCCTCCATGCGCGTCTCCTCCAAGGGCACGCCATGCTCCTCGGAGACGAACCTGCGGAGCTGCTCGCACAGGTCCAGGGAGGCCAGCTCCAGGGCCTTGCCCATGTGGAACGTCGAGCGGCTCGACGAAGTGGTGAGGTCGTAGGGCACCACGTCGGTGTCCACCCCCAGCACCGAGACCTGCTCCAGGGGTATCCCCAGGGTGTCGGCGACGATGGCGGCCATGGCCGTGTCCGAGCCCTGGCCCATCTCCACCGTGCTGGTGAACACGTTGACGCTGCCGTCCTCGTTGAGCTTGATGGCGGCGCACGAGATCGACGGGGTGATGGTGGCCTTGATGAGCGCCGCGAGCCCCTTGCCGCGCACCTTGGAAGGATCCGCCGGCGTCTCCGGCGGCTCGCCCCACTTCATCTCCTGGGCGACCTTCTCCAGGCAGCCCTTGACGCCGATGCTCCAGAGTCTCTCGCCGGTGACGAACTCGTCGCCCTCGTCGTAGATGTTCTGCATCCGCAGCTCGTAGGGGTCGCGCCCCAGCGCCTTGGCGATGATGTCGGTCTGCGACTCGCTGGCCCAGGCCGACTGGGACACACCGAAACCCCGGAACGCCCCGGCCGGCGGCTTGTTGGTGTAGACCGACTTGGCGTCGATCTTCACGTGCTTGAACTTGTAGGGCCCCGCCGCGGTGTAGGCGGACTTCTTGGCCACCCGCGGGCCGATCTCCGCGAAGGCGCCGGTGTCGAGGAACACCTCGGCCTCCCTCGCATGGAAGCTGCCGTCGGCCGTGACCCCGGTCTTCATGCGGATGAACGCAGCGTGCTTGGTCACCGTGTAGAAGACCTCTTCCCGGCTCAGCAGGATGCGCACCGGACGCTTGGCCTTCTGCGCCAGGGCCATGGTCAGCGGCTCGATCTTGGGATAGACCTTGCTGCCGTAGCCGCCGCCGAGATACGGCACCATGATGCGGATCTTCGACACCGGCATCTTGAAGATGTTGGCGAGCTGGGTGCGCACCACGAACGGGTTCTGGGTGGTGGACCACAGGTTCACGCGCCCGTCGGGCTGGAACGCCGCGATGCAGCCGTGGGGCTCCAGCGCCACGTGCTGGGTGGTGGGCAGGATGAACGTGTCCTCGAAGACATGCGCGCACTCCGCGAACCCCTGCTCGATGTCGCCCTTGCGCAGCTTGAAGTGGGTGCAGACGTTGGTGTTCTCGATGGGCTTGAGCTCCGCCAGGTCGGCGAACCCGTGCTCCGGTATGCGCACGGTCTCGTGCACCAGCGTGGCGTCCTCCTTCACCGAGTCGCGCACGTCCATCACCGGCTGCAGGTCCTCGTACTCCACCACTATAAGGTTTGCCGCCTCCTCCGCTGCTTCCCGGGTTTCAGCCGCCACCGCGGCCACCGGATCGCCCACGTGCCGGACCTTGTCCACCGCCACGATGGTCTGGTCCTTGAAGACCGGGCCGTAGTACGGCTCGATGCCGGTCCCCTCGACCACGTCGTCCTTGGTGTAGACCGCCACCACCCCCGGCACCTTGAGGGCTTCCGACGCGTCCACGTAGCGGATCCACGCGTGCGCCACCGGACTGCGCAGGATGGCGCCCTCGCACACTCCCGGCATCTTCATGTCCGCCAGGTACGCGGCCCGGCCCGTGAGCTTGGCCTGGTAGTCCAGCCGTTGTCCGTCCTGCGCGCTCAGCGGCCTCTCGCTTATCGCCATGACACGCTCCTTTGGAACCTCGCGCCGTCGCCTGTCGTGTTCCTATGCCTGGGCCACGCTGCGGATGGCCTGCATGATCTCCTGGTAGCAGCCGCAGCGACAGAAGCTGCCGCCCATGTAGCTCTTGATCTGTTCGTCGTCGGGGCGGGGATTCTCGTCCAGCATGGCCTTGGCGGTGAGCAGGAAGCCTGAAGTGCAATAGCCGCACTGAAGCGCCCCGTGCTTCATGAACGCCTCCTGCAACGGGTGCAGCCGGTCGCCGTCGGCCAGCCCCTCCACCGTGGTGACCTTGCGCCCGTCCGCGTCCACCGCCAGCACCGAGCACGCGCTCACTGGCTTGCCATCCAGCAGCAGCGTACACGCGCCGCACACCTGGATGTCGCAGCCCAGCTTGGCGCCGGTAAGGTCCAACTCCTCCCGCACCACGTCCAGCAGCGTGCGCCAAGGGTCCACCTCCACCTGGCACGACGCGCCGTTGACATCCATGGTGACGGCCTTCTTCATCCCGCAAAGTCCTCTCTGTCCGGTGTGTTGTTCGACCTCAACCGTGGCTTTTCGCGTTCTCGTACACCTTGGGCGCCAGCCGCCGCACCAGCGCCGCCACCATCTCGCGCTTGTAGCGCTCGGAGCCGCGCAGGTCGTCCATGGGGTCGCATTCATCGGCGGCGGCCCGGGCTGCCGCCTGGAGGTTCTCGTCGGTCAGCGGTTTCCCCTCCAGCGCCGCCTCGGCGTTGCGGGCGCGCATGGGCGTGGGCGCGACGCAGCCAAGCCCGATGCGCACGTCGCCGCAGGCGCCGTCGTCCGGGTTCACCGACATGCGCACGGCCACGCCGATGCAGGGCTTGTCCACCACGGAACTGCTGGAGAAGCGCACGTAGTCGATGGCGCCGTGGGCCGGCAGCGGCGGAATCACCACGTGGGTCAGCACCTCGTCCTCCCCCAACTGCGTCTCGTAGTAGTCCAGGAAGACGTCTTCCAGCGGCAGCCTACGCCCGCCCGAGGTGTTGGCGATGCGCACGGTGGCATCCAGGGTGATGAACACGCACGGCAGGTCGGTCAACGGCTCGCCCGAAGCGATGTTGCCCCCTACCGTGGCCATGTTGCGCACGCGGATGTTGGCCACGTCATGCTCCAGCTCGCACAGCACCGGCAGGCGTTCGGCCAGGAGGCTCGACGTCTCGATGTCGTGGTGCGTCACCAGCGCGCCGATGACCAGGTCGCCGCCGGACTCCTCGATGCGCCGCAGCTCGTCGATCTTCTTGATGTTGATGAGCGCGTCCGGCTGCAGGAAACCCTGCTTGAGCAGGATTGTGAGGGAGCTGCCGCCGGCGAACACGCGCGCGTTGCCGGCATACTGCTTGAGCAGCCCGCACGCCTCGTCCACGGTACCGGGTTCCAGGTATTCGAAGTGCTTCATGATCAGTGGGAAGAGTCTCCAAGGCGGTGGTGTCAGGGGTTACCGTTCATGCCGTTCGTCCTGAGCGTAGCGAAGCGAAGTCGAAGGGCGCCTCAGAGGTAGTCCACCTTGTCGACGCCCGGCACCACGACCTTGCGGTAGTACTCGTTGTCGTGGAGCGGCATGGTGGCGTCGATGCCCCAGACCGCCGTCGTGCGCGGTGCCGGAGCGGACGGGTCCAGGGTGGACATGGCCAGGTTCGGAACGATGATCACGTCCTTGTCCGGCTGGACGCGCGTGTTGACGGCCCATTCCACGTCCACCGGATCGTGCACGTTGATGTCCTCGTCCACCACCACCACGCGCTTGAAGCCCGCACCCGTGGCCAGCAGCGCCAGGATGACGTTGCGCGCCTCCGCGTCGTGGCGCTTGCGCATGGACACCACGGCGTGGTGCCGGAAGGTGCCGCCGGCGCTGACGCTGAAGTCCTTGACCTCCGGGGTGATGGCGGACACCGTGCGGTAGACCAGCGCCGCGTTGGCGCACTCGATGAGCGTATGGTTCTCGGTCACCGGCATGCCCGTGAGGCAGGTCTCGTAGATGGGGTTCCGGCGCATGGTGATGGCGGTGACCTGGATCACCGGCGCCTGCTTGCTCTCGCTGTAGGTGCCCGGGTACTCGCCGTAGGGGCCGTCCGACACCCGCTCCCCGGGAACGGTCACGCCCTCGATCACCACCTCCGCGTGGGCGGGAACGTCCACGTCGATGGTGTCGCACCGGGTCAACTGCACCGGCGCGCCGCGCAAGCCTCCGGCCACCGCGAACTCGTCCACCCCGTAGGGGACCCGGGACTGGGAGCCGATGATGATGGCCGGGTCCACGCCGATGGCGGTGGCCACCTCCAGCCCTTCGCCCCGGTCCTCGGCCTTGAGGATCATCCGCCCCAGGTGATGGTCCGGCGGCGCCCACAGCGACAGCCGGTCCTTGCCCAGCCGCAGCATGCGGTGGATGGACACGTTGGGAATGCGCGTGTCCGGATCCTTGCCGATCTGGACGCCGATGGTGACGTAGGCGCCGCAGTCCTTCTCGGAATGGACGCAGATGGGGAGCTTGTCGAGGTCGATTTCGTCGCCGGTCCAGCGCACCTCCTTGACCGGACCGGTGGACACCATCTCGGAGGGGATGCGCGCCTCCTCCAGGGTCAGGTAGCGCTCCAGCAGCTTGTCCTCGGTGACCCCCAGGCCCAGCGCCACCAGCCGCCGGGTGGCGTACAGCGCCCCCAGCACGCGCCAGTCGGGATGGTCCTTGACGTTGTTGAACAACAGCGCCGGACCGCCCACGTCGGAACTCTTCCGTATGCCGGCGGCGACCTCGAAGCGCGTGTCCACCTCCCGATTCACCTCCAGCAACTGGCCCTCGCGCTCCAGCACGTCAAGGAATTCTCTCAGGTCTTGATGCAATGTGGGTCTCCCGTTTACCGCTCCCTCTCCGTCGGCCCCCGGAAGCGGGAATCCAGACTAATTACCAAAAGGGACCTGGGGAGTCTACCATTTGACACCGCCACCCCAGGGGAGTACGGACAGGGCGCATGATCACGATTCGAGCCCTGCGCAAGGAGTTCATCGTCACCGACGGCAAGGTCGCCGCGATCAAGCGTCTCGACCTTGACGTGGACGAGGGGGAGTTCTTCGTCATCGTCGGCGCCAGCGGCTCGGGGAAGACCACCCTTCTGCGCTGCGTGGCGGGGCTCGAGACCCCCAACGGCGGCGAGATCCGCATCGCCGACCGCACCGTGTTCGGGGACGACCCGCCGGTGTGGGTGCCGCCCCAGGACCGGAACTTCGGCATGGTGTTCCAGTCCTACGCCGTGTGGCCGCACCTGACGGTGTTCGACAACGTCGCCCTGCCCTTGCGCGAGGGCGCCCAGAAGATTCCCCGCCAGCAGGTCAACGACCGGGTGCGCAACGCGCTCCACATGGTGCAGCTCGACGAGCAGATCGAACGCCCGTCCACGCTGCTGAGCGGCGGCCAGCAGCAGCGGGTGGCGCTGGCCCGCGCCATCGCCGTGAACCCCAAGGTGCTGCTCATGGACGAGCCCCTGAGCAACCTCGACGCGCGCCTGCGCGAGGACGTGCGCGGGCGCATCCGCGACCTGGCCAAGCAGCTCGGCGCCACCGTGTTGTACGTCACCCACGACCAGATCGAGGCCATGGCCATGGCCGACAAGATCGCCCTCATGAGCCTGGGCGAGCTGCTGCAGTATGGCAGTCCCACGGACCTTTACCGCAGCCCCAACTGCACCGAGGTGGCCGAGTTCTTCGGCTCCGTCAACTGGCTTCCCGGCCGGCGCGTGGAGGGCAACTTGGTGGAGACCCGGATCGGCCGATTCCGTCCGTCCGGCGATACCGAGCCAGGTACGGACGTGTTCGTAGGGTTCAGGCCCGAATGCATCCAGTACGCCGAGCCGTCGGACGAGGAGGCTGAAAACACTTTCGAGGCGCGCCTGACCTCCAGCGTGTTTCTGGGCGACCAGTTCGTCTACGACGCGACCGCCGGCGACGTCCCGCTCACCGGCAAGAGCCGCGCGGTGCCCACGACCCACGGGGACATGCTCTCGCTCCGCGTGATGCCCGACGACGTCATGGTGTTCGCGGCGGACGAGAAGAACACCACCTTCGTGAACTCGGTGGGCAAGCAGAGCTAGTGCTGGTGCCGGCTCCCGACCACCACTGACCCCCAACCCTACCCCGACTGGGCAGGCCCCTGGATTCAGTCAAGTCATCCTTCGTCAAGTCATGCCTTGACAAGTTATGGCTTGATGAACTCCAGTCCGTTGCATCGAATTCATCCCGCCATCTCACCGTTTCCGAAGGGGTCATCCCCGGTTTGCACTAACGCGGAAAACTGCTAGAAGGGAGTCCGTGTCAGAAACCCAACACCTAAGGAGGAGACT
This region of Deltaproteobacteria bacterium genomic DNA includes:
- a CDS encoding SDR family oxidoreductase; its protein translation is MKLKDRVAIITGSGRNIGEAAAKLFASEGAKICIVDMDPGRGEKVVADLKAAGHEAIYAKCNVADTEDVKAMVNATVDAFGGIDILVNNAAITDHETIFSISEEEWDLVIDVTLKGPFLVGRYVAEQMVKQGRGGVIVNVASTSGLSGRTDAIAYMAAKGGVVNLSRGMAVQLSQYNIRVNCLTPNRSGSPVGQDEGAVGREFKNLAGRLGTAEDQAKAMLFLASDDSGFVWGENLICDGGVTAASNFPKDRVSAN
- a CDS encoding xanthine dehydrogenase family protein molybdopterin-binding subunit produces the protein MAISERPLSAQDGQRLDYQAKLTGRAAYLADMKMPGVCEGAILRSPVAHAWIRYVDASEALKVPGVVAVYTKDDVVEGTGIEPYYGPVFKDQTIVAVDKVRHVGDPVAAVAAETREAAEEAANLIVVEYEDLQPVMDVRDSVKEDATLVHETVRIPEHGFADLAELKPIENTNVCTHFKLRKGDIEQGFAECAHVFEDTFILPTTQHVALEPHGCIAAFQPDGRVNLWSTTQNPFVVRTQLANIFKMPVSKIRIMVPYLGGGYGSKVYPKIEPLTMALAQKAKRPVRILLSREEVFYTVTKHAAFIRMKTGVTADGSFHAREAEVFLDTGAFAEIGPRVAKKSAYTAAGPYKFKHVKIDAKSVYTNKPPAGAFRGFGVSQSAWASESQTDIIAKALGRDPYELRMQNIYDEGDEFVTGERLWSIGVKGCLEKVAQEMKWGEPPETPADPSKVRGKGLAALIKATITPSISCAAIKLNEDGSVNVFTSTVEMGQGSDTAMAAIVADTLGIPLEQVSVLGVDTDVVPYDLTTSSSRSTFHMGKALELASLDLCEQLRRFVSEEHGVPLEETRMEGGKVLFRENALTIREVLFNHFGMQGGTLVGRGEVKTSTVDPDTGDKTTSSFWFVGAGGSEVEIDRDTGRLRVLKHATAVDVGKVITPLGCQQQLVGGAITGMGQALFEQMIWDNGILVNPNLVDYVLPALGDMPDEITPIAVEVPHKNGPFGAKGIGETSLIPVAPSIANAVDDAVDVRIKDLPVTSEKIFLGMLDKS
- a CDS encoding (2Fe-2S)-binding protein; its protein translation is MKKAVTMDVNGASCQVEVDPWRTLLDVVREELDLTGAKLGCDIQVCGACTLLLDGKPVSACSVLAVDADGRKVTTVEGLADGDRLHPLQEAFMKHGALQCGYCTSGFLLTAKAMLDENPRPDDEQIKSYMGGSFCRCGCYQEIMQAIRSVAQA
- a CDS encoding xanthine dehydrogenase family protein subunit M; the protein is MKHFEYLEPGTVDEACGLLKQYAGNARVFAGGSSLTILLKQGFLQPDALINIKKIDELRRIEESGGDLVIGALVTHHDIETSSLLAERLPVLCELEHDVANIRVRNMATVGGNIASGEPLTDLPCVFITLDATVRIANTSGGRRLPLEDVFLDYYETQLGEDEVLTHVVIPPLPAHGAIDYVRFSSSSVVDKPCIGVAVRMSVNPDDGACGDVRIGLGCVAPTPMRARNAEAALEGKPLTDENLQAAARAAADECDPMDDLRGSERYKREMVAALVRRLAPKVYENAKSHG
- a CDS encoding UbiD family decarboxylase, with translation MHQDLREFLDVLEREGQLLEVNREVDTRFEVAAGIRKSSDVGGPALLFNNVKDHPDWRVLGALYATRRLVALGLGVTEDKLLERYLTLEEARIPSEMVSTGPVKEVRWTGDEIDLDKLPICVHSEKDCGAYVTIGVQIGKDPDTRIPNVSIHRMLRLGKDRLSLWAPPDHHLGRMILKAEDRGEGLEVATAIGVDPAIIIGSQSRVPYGVDEFAVAGGLRGAPVQLTRCDTIDVDVPAHAEVVIEGVTVPGERVSDGPYGEYPGTYSESKQAPVIQVTAITMRRNPIYETCLTGMPVTENHTLIECANAALVYRTVSAITPEVKDFSVSAGGTFRHHAVVSMRKRHDAEARNVILALLATGAGFKRVVVVDEDINVHDPVDVEWAVNTRVQPDKDVIIVPNLAMSTLDPSAPAPRTTAVWGIDATMPLHDNEYYRKVVVPGVDKVDYL
- a CDS encoding ABC transporter ATP-binding protein, with the protein product MITIRALRKEFIVTDGKVAAIKRLDLDVDEGEFFVIVGASGSGKTTLLRCVAGLETPNGGEIRIADRTVFGDDPPVWVPPQDRNFGMVFQSYAVWPHLTVFDNVALPLREGAQKIPRQQVNDRVRNALHMVQLDEQIERPSTLLSGGQQQRVALARAIAVNPKVLLMDEPLSNLDARLREDVRGRIRDLAKQLGATVLYVTHDQIEAMAMADKIALMSLGELLQYGSPTDLYRSPNCTEVAEFFGSVNWLPGRRVEGNLVETRIGRFRPSGDTEPGTDVFVGFRPECIQYAEPSDEEAENTFEARLTSSVFLGDQFVYDATAGDVPLTGKSRAVPTTHGDMLSLRVMPDDVMVFAADEKNTTFVNSVGKQS